From the genome of Hyperolius riggenbachi isolate aHypRig1 chromosome 9, aHypRig1.pri, whole genome shotgun sequence, one region includes:
- the LOC137531574 gene encoding uncharacterized protein, protein MSLKGVSLPSTPIVTWANYSTPIRRRSSVTSLNLPVLPTVPVSHTTSMVLQRLNPLHPPGVKRRTVSLETVGTHQHNHQRVIVMQQKEYNRYHQGWRRPFYGNATEKEEYRREIRQLLKKQMSDKWAVERESLAGQSKELEALKEADRLAVTQDHQQEQAKSLFLRKYRDENKRLMESKWQENRLTRSLELLRERELLQYNPINWSGTLK, encoded by the exons ATGAGCCTGA aaggggtgtcactACCAAGCACGCCAATTGTCACCTGGGCAAACTACAGCACTCCTATAAGAAGAAGAAGCTCTGTGACCTCCCTAAATCTCCCCGTACTGCCCACTGTACCAGTGTCACATACCACCAGCATG GTCCTTCAACGTCTGAACCCCCTGCACCCTCCAGGCGTGAAGCGGAGGACAGTGAGCCTGGAGACAGTGGGGACCCACCAGCACAATCACCAGAGGGTCATCGTCATGCAGCAAAAAGAGTACAACCG GTATCACCAGGGCTGGAGGCGGCCATTTTATGGAAATGCAACAGAGAAAGAGGAATACAG GCGGGAGATCAGACAGCTGCTGAAGAAACAGATGAGTGATAAGTGGGCAGTGGAGAGGGAGTCGCTGGCCGGTCAGAGTAAGGAACTGGAGGCACTGAAGGAAGCAGACCGCTTAGCCGTGACTCAGGACCACCAGCAGGAACAAGCCAAGTCCTTATTCCTGAGGAAGTACCGGGACGAGAACAAGCGG TTAATGGAGAGTAAATGGCAGGAAAATCGTCTGACCCGCTCCCTGGAGCTGCTGAGGGAGAGAGAACTGCTGCAATACAACCCCATCAACTGGAGCGGCACTCTGAAATAA